One genomic region from Oryzias melastigma strain HK-1 linkage group LG19, ASM292280v2, whole genome shotgun sequence encodes:
- the cops3 gene encoding COP9 signalosome complex subunit 3 isoform X2, with protein MTQLCELINKSGELLAKNLSHLDTVLGALDIQEHSLGVLAVLFVKFSMPNIPDFETLFSQVQLFISTCNGEHIRYATDTFAGLCHQLTNALVERKQPLRGIVILKQAIDKMQMNTNQLTSVHADLCQLCLLAKCFKPALPFLEVDMMDICKENGAYDAKHFLCYYYYGGMIYTGLKNFERALYFYEQAITTPAMAVSHIMLEAYKKYILVSLILHGKVQPLPKYTSQIVGRFIKPLSNIYHELAQVYTTNNPAELRSLVSKHSESFTRDNNTGLVKQCVSSLYKKNIQRLTKTFLTLSLQDMASRVQLSGPQEAEKYVLHMIEDGEIYASINQKDGMVCFHDNPEKYNNPAMLHKIDQEMLKCIELDEKLKSMDQEITVNPQFVQKSMGTQEDEVGSKTSSYS; from the exons ATGACTCAGCTGTGCGAGCTGATCAACAAGAGTGGGGAGCTGCTGGCCAAAAACCTGTCCCACCTGGACACGGTGCTGGGGGCTTTGGATATCCAGGAGCACTCTCTGGGGGTTCTGGCCGTGCT ATTCGTGAAGTTCTCCATGCCAAACATCCCCGACTTTGAGACGCTCTTCTCCCAAGTCCAGCTCTTCATCAGCACCTGCAACGGGGAGCACATCAGATATGCAACAGATACGT TTGCTGGGCTCTGCCATCAGCTGACAAACGCCCTGGTAGAACGGAAACAG CCTCTGAGGGGCATCGTCATCCTCAAACAGGCAATAGACAAAATGCAGATGAACACAAACCAGCTTACCTCAGTCCACGCAGACCTGTGTCAG TTGTGCTTGTTAGCTAAGTGCTTCAAACCGGCTCTGCCCTTCCTGGAGGTGGACATGATGGACATCTGCAAAGAGAACGGCGCCTACGATGCAAAGCACTTTTTATGTTACTACTACTACGGCGGGATGATCTACACAGGCCTGAAGAACTTTGAAAGAGCACTGTATTTTTATGAACAG GCGATAACCACTCCAGCCATGGCGGTGAGTCACATCATGTTGGAAGCCTATAAGAAGTACATCCTGGTTTCTCTCATCCTCCACGGGAAGGTGCAGCCGCTGCCCAAATACACCTCACAGATCGTCGGGAGGTTCATCAAG CCCTTGAGCAACATCTACCATGAGCTGGCTCAGGTCTACACCACCAACAACCCTGCAGAGCTGCGCAGCCTGGTCAGCAAACACAGCGAGAGCTTCACGCGGGACAACAACACCGGCCTGGTCAAGCAGTGTGTCTCCTCCCTCTACAAGAAGAACATCCAGAGGCTAACCAAG ACCTTCCTGACGTTGTCTTTGCAAGACATGGCGAGTCGAGTTCAGCTCTCAGGTCCGCAGGAAGCGGAGAAATACGTCTTACACATG ATTGAAGACGGGGAGATCTATGCTAGCATTAACCAAAAGGACGGCATGGTCTGTTTCCACGACAACCCCGAGAAATACAACAACCCCGCCATGCTCCACAAAATCGACCAAGAG ATGTTGAAGTGTATAGAGCTGGACGAGAAGTTAAAGTCTATGGATCAGGAGATCACTGTAAACCCTCAGTTTGTGCAGAAG AGTATGGGGACGCAGGAGGACGAGGTCGGTAGCAAAACGTCCAGTTACTCCTGA
- the usp22 gene encoding ubiquitin carboxyl-terminal hydrolase 22 isoform X1: MSPAGCPHVGGWKADGWRQNLRLIYRCFVWSGSAETRTRKAKSCVCHACGAHLSRLHSCLSCVFFACFAKKHIHEHARSKRHHLAVDLLYGGIYCFLCQDYVYDKEMEQIAKEEQKKAWKMQGVGEKFSSWEPSKREVELLRHNPKRRRITTNCTIGLRGLINLGNTCFMNCIVQALTHTPLLRDFFLSDRHKCEMASSSCLVCEMSQLFQEFYSGRRSPHVPFRLLHLVWTHARHLAGYEQQDAHEFLIAALDVLHRHCRDDDGKRTSNPNHCTCIIDQIFTGGLQSDVTCQVCHGVSTTIDPFWDISLDLPGSSTPFWPLSPGGEVSVLNGEGHGGGATTLTDCLRRFTRPEHLGSSAKIKCSGCHSYQESTKQLTMKKLPVVACFHLKRFEHSAKLRRKISTYVSFPLELDMTPFMASSKEKRMNGQHQQSADAFCSDNRYSLFAVVNHQGTLESGHYTTFIRQHKDQWFKCDDAVITKASLKEVLDSEGYLLFYHKQLLEYE, from the exons ATGAGCCCCGCAGGATGCCCGCACGTCGGCGGCTGGAAGGCGGACGGCTGGCGGCAGAACCTGCGGCTCATCTACCGGTGCTTCGTGTGGAGCGGTTCGGCtgagaccagaaccagaaag GCCAAGTCCTGCGTGTGTCACGCGTGCGGCGCCCACCTCAGCCGGCTGCACTCCTGCCTCAGCTGCGTCTTCTTCGCCTGCTTCGCCAAGAAACACATCCACGAACACGCCCGGAGCAAGAGGCATCACCTGG CTGTGGACCTGCTGTACGGGGGCATCTACTGCTTCCTGTGCCAAGACTACGTCTACGACAAGGAGATGGAGCAAATCGCCaaagaggagcagaagaaagCCTGGAAGATGCAAG GCGTCGGGGAGAAGTTCTCCTCCTGGGAGCCCAGCAAGAGGGAGGTGGAGCTGCTACGGCACAACCCCAAGAGGAGGAGGATCACCACCAACTGCACCATCG GCCTGCGGGGGCTGATCAACCTGGGGAACACGTGTTTCATGAACTGCATCGTCCAGGCGCTGACGCACACGCCGCTGCTGCGCGACTTTTTCCTGTCCGACCGCCACAAGTGCGAGATGGCGAGCAGCTCCTGCCTGGTGTGTGAGATGTCGCAGCTCTTCCAGGAG TTCTACTCGGGCCGCCGCTCGCCTCATGTCCCGTTCCGCCTGCTCCACCTGGTGTGGACCCACGCCCGCCACCTGGCCGGCTACGAGCAGCAGGACGCCCACGAGTTCCTGATCGCCGCGCTGGACGTCCTGCACCGCCACTGCAGAG ATGATGACGGGAAGAGAACCAGCAACCCCAACCACTGCACCTGCATCATCGACCAGATCTTCACTGGGGGGCTGCAGTCTGACGTCACCTGCCAAGTCTGCCA cGGCGTCTCAACAACCATCGACCCGTTCTGGGACATCAGTCTGGACCTGCCCGGTTCCTCCACGCCGTTCTGGCCCCTGAGCCCCGGGGGGGAGGTGTCTGTGCTGAACGGCGAGGGTCACGGTGGCGGCGCCACCACGCTCACAGACTGCCTGCGCAG GTTCACCCGGCCGGAGCACCTGGGCAGCAGCGCCAAGATCAAGTGCAGCGGTTGCCATAGTTACCAGGAATCCACCAAGCAGCTGACCATGAAGAAGCTGCCCGTAGTGGCGTGCTTTCACCTCAAA cggTTCGAGCACTCTGCCAAACTGCGGCGGAAGATCAGCACATACGTGTCCTTCCCTCTGGAGCTGGACATGACGCCCTTCATGGCCTCCAG CAAAGAGAAGCGGATGAACGGCCAGCACCAGCAGAGCGCCGACGCCTTCTGCAGCGACAACAG GTACAGTCTGTTTGCTGTGGTCAACCACCAGGGGACGCTAGAGAGCGGACACTACACCACCTTCATCCGCCAGCACAAGGACCAGTGGTTCAAGTGTGACGACGCCGTCATTACCAAGGCCAGCCTGAAGGAGGTGCTGGACAGCGAAGG GTACCTCCTTTTCTACCACAAGCAGCTCCTGGAGTACGAGTAG
- the usp22 gene encoding ubiquitin carboxyl-terminal hydrolase 22 isoform X2: protein MSPAGCPHVGGWKADGWRQNLRLIYRCFVWSGSAETRTRKAKSCVCHACGAHLSRLHSCLSCVFFACFAKKHIHEHARSKRHHLAVDLLYGGIYCFLCQDYVYDKEMEQIAKEEQKKAWKMQGVGEKFSSWEPSKREVELLRHNPKRRRITTNCTIDDDGKRTSNPNHCTCIIDQIFTGGLQSDVTCQVCHGVSTTIDPFWDISLDLPGSSTPFWPLSPGGEVSVLNGEGHGGGATTLTDCLRRFTRPEHLGSSAKIKCSGCHSYQESTKQLTMKKLPVVACFHLKRFEHSAKLRRKISTYVSFPLELDMTPFMASSKEKRMNGQHQQSADAFCSDNRYSLFAVVNHQGTLESGHYTTFIRQHKDQWFKCDDAVITKASLKEVLDSEGYLLFYHKQLLEYE from the exons ATGAGCCCCGCAGGATGCCCGCACGTCGGCGGCTGGAAGGCGGACGGCTGGCGGCAGAACCTGCGGCTCATCTACCGGTGCTTCGTGTGGAGCGGTTCGGCtgagaccagaaccagaaag GCCAAGTCCTGCGTGTGTCACGCGTGCGGCGCCCACCTCAGCCGGCTGCACTCCTGCCTCAGCTGCGTCTTCTTCGCCTGCTTCGCCAAGAAACACATCCACGAACACGCCCGGAGCAAGAGGCATCACCTGG CTGTGGACCTGCTGTACGGGGGCATCTACTGCTTCCTGTGCCAAGACTACGTCTACGACAAGGAGATGGAGCAAATCGCCaaagaggagcagaagaaagCCTGGAAGATGCAAG GCGTCGGGGAGAAGTTCTCCTCCTGGGAGCCCAGCAAGAGGGAGGTGGAGCTGCTACGGCACAACCCCAAGAGGAGGAGGATCACCACCAACTGCACCATCG ATGATGACGGGAAGAGAACCAGCAACCCCAACCACTGCACCTGCATCATCGACCAGATCTTCACTGGGGGGCTGCAGTCTGACGTCACCTGCCAAGTCTGCCA cGGCGTCTCAACAACCATCGACCCGTTCTGGGACATCAGTCTGGACCTGCCCGGTTCCTCCACGCCGTTCTGGCCCCTGAGCCCCGGGGGGGAGGTGTCTGTGCTGAACGGCGAGGGTCACGGTGGCGGCGCCACCACGCTCACAGACTGCCTGCGCAG GTTCACCCGGCCGGAGCACCTGGGCAGCAGCGCCAAGATCAAGTGCAGCGGTTGCCATAGTTACCAGGAATCCACCAAGCAGCTGACCATGAAGAAGCTGCCCGTAGTGGCGTGCTTTCACCTCAAA cggTTCGAGCACTCTGCCAAACTGCGGCGGAAGATCAGCACATACGTGTCCTTCCCTCTGGAGCTGGACATGACGCCCTTCATGGCCTCCAG CAAAGAGAAGCGGATGAACGGCCAGCACCAGCAGAGCGCCGACGCCTTCTGCAGCGACAACAG GTACAGTCTGTTTGCTGTGGTCAACCACCAGGGGACGCTAGAGAGCGGACACTACACCACCTTCATCCGCCAGCACAAGGACCAGTGGTTCAAGTGTGACGACGCCGTCATTACCAAGGCCAGCCTGAAGGAGGTGCTGGACAGCGAAGG GTACCTCCTTTTCTACCACAAGCAGCTCCTGGAGTACGAGTAG
- the cops3 gene encoding COP9 signalosome complex subunit 3 isoform X1, with protein MASALEQFVNNVRQLSAQGQMTQLCELINKSGELLAKNLSHLDTVLGALDIQEHSLGVLAVLFVKFSMPNIPDFETLFSQVQLFISTCNGEHIRYATDTFAGLCHQLTNALVERKQPLRGIVILKQAIDKMQMNTNQLTSVHADLCQLCLLAKCFKPALPFLEVDMMDICKENGAYDAKHFLCYYYYGGMIYTGLKNFERALYFYEQAITTPAMAVSHIMLEAYKKYILVSLILHGKVQPLPKYTSQIVGRFIKPLSNIYHELAQVYTTNNPAELRSLVSKHSESFTRDNNTGLVKQCVSSLYKKNIQRLTKTFLTLSLQDMASRVQLSGPQEAEKYVLHMIEDGEIYASINQKDGMVCFHDNPEKYNNPAMLHKIDQEMLKCIELDEKLKSMDQEITVNPQFVQKSMGTQEDEVGSKTSSYS; from the exons GCCAGATGACTCAGCTGTGCGAGCTGATCAACAAGAGTGGGGAGCTGCTGGCCAAAAACCTGTCCCACCTGGACACGGTGCTGGGGGCTTTGGATATCCAGGAGCACTCTCTGGGGGTTCTGGCCGTGCT ATTCGTGAAGTTCTCCATGCCAAACATCCCCGACTTTGAGACGCTCTTCTCCCAAGTCCAGCTCTTCATCAGCACCTGCAACGGGGAGCACATCAGATATGCAACAGATACGT TTGCTGGGCTCTGCCATCAGCTGACAAACGCCCTGGTAGAACGGAAACAG CCTCTGAGGGGCATCGTCATCCTCAAACAGGCAATAGACAAAATGCAGATGAACACAAACCAGCTTACCTCAGTCCACGCAGACCTGTGTCAG TTGTGCTTGTTAGCTAAGTGCTTCAAACCGGCTCTGCCCTTCCTGGAGGTGGACATGATGGACATCTGCAAAGAGAACGGCGCCTACGATGCAAAGCACTTTTTATGTTACTACTACTACGGCGGGATGATCTACACAGGCCTGAAGAACTTTGAAAGAGCACTGTATTTTTATGAACAG GCGATAACCACTCCAGCCATGGCGGTGAGTCACATCATGTTGGAAGCCTATAAGAAGTACATCCTGGTTTCTCTCATCCTCCACGGGAAGGTGCAGCCGCTGCCCAAATACACCTCACAGATCGTCGGGAGGTTCATCAAG CCCTTGAGCAACATCTACCATGAGCTGGCTCAGGTCTACACCACCAACAACCCTGCAGAGCTGCGCAGCCTGGTCAGCAAACACAGCGAGAGCTTCACGCGGGACAACAACACCGGCCTGGTCAAGCAGTGTGTCTCCTCCCTCTACAAGAAGAACATCCAGAGGCTAACCAAG ACCTTCCTGACGTTGTCTTTGCAAGACATGGCGAGTCGAGTTCAGCTCTCAGGTCCGCAGGAAGCGGAGAAATACGTCTTACACATG ATTGAAGACGGGGAGATCTATGCTAGCATTAACCAAAAGGACGGCATGGTCTGTTTCCACGACAACCCCGAGAAATACAACAACCCCGCCATGCTCCACAAAATCGACCAAGAG ATGTTGAAGTGTATAGAGCTGGACGAGAAGTTAAAGTCTATGGATCAGGAGATCACTGTAAACCCTCAGTTTGTGCAGAAG AGTATGGGGACGCAGGAGGACGAGGTCGGTAGCAAAACGTCCAGTTACTCCTGA